The Mobula birostris isolate sMobBir1 chromosome 7, sMobBir1.hap1, whole genome shotgun sequence region gaagagaggggagagggagaggaaagggagaggaaaagagagagaggaggggagaggagaaacGAGAGCggaagaaagagagaggaagagcgatagagagggggagtgggaaagCGAAgtaaagagggagggggagaccaCACTGATTGGTTGGGACCCTGCGCTTTGGAAGCCTGTCGTCACAAACGCTCCATTGTGTTGTTCTTTGGTTGCCCTGGAGCCGAGAGCGCTACCGCGCTCCAATTGGCCGCTGTAGTGGGTGTGTCCTCCGTTCTCGAGTGGCGTTAGATTTGGTACACACTCCTGCTAGCAGAGTTAGGGCATCTTAACTCGCCCTGCTGGGGAAGTTGTCGCGTCTTTAAATAACTCAGaactacttgtttttttttaaaaaaaagcgtCGCACAGCATCTCTGCAGAACCATTTTGAAACGATCTTTTTAGCAGATTTACCTGGTTATAAATCTCCACTCTCGACATTTTGCAAGATTTCAGAACGGCAATATAGTTTTCAATCAATTTTGAGAATTATAACGTTTAATCATTTTACATCACAACTCCCAAAGAATATATGTTAGAATCTGACATGATGGTTTCATTTCTCCAACATGTAAATCGGTGTCACTCATTTGCCATGAGCCACATTGGCACACTGAAGAAATTAAACATAGAAAAGTAAGCTTGGAAAATATTTAACAAGAAATTATTTGCTGATTCCTGGCCTTCGATTAATCCGATTCTGTTGGATTTCAATAAGCTCGATCGATAAAATATTAATATCCATTTTAAATGCGAGAGAAAGTTAATCTCAACTGATCGCTGTTGCAACAGCTACATTCAACTTTATCCATAGCCTATGAGTACAGTCAGATTACAGTTAAATTCCATTATAAGCAGTATTAAAATGAGAACTCTGCTAATTTGGATGATTTTCAATAACTTTACATAAAATGTTACGTTAATTAAAACATTTATAGAAAAACCCCGCAAAATATGCTAAAGCTTTTTGTCATTCTTGTTGGTTTAATTAAATATAACATCTCAGCAGGTTCAAATTGTCATCATAGAAAGCTCATTAACATATACTTCTGAATATGTGTCATAAAATTCACCAACATCTGAAGGTCACATGGTATCTGCTGGCAGACAAAAAATAACGTGATGGTCAAACTTTGCTGGTCTTTGGACAGCGTTTTATGTGTTTAGTGCTGTATTTGTTTCGAAGCAATAATATTGATATCAAAAGTAGATTTGTAGTTTGAATGAAGTGCTGCACTGCAGAACTAACGAATGAGTGAGTTCTGTCACGGAGTGAGTAGACATTGTTTAACTCTGACATCACAGTGTCAGTCAAAGCTAGCATTAAAAACATATACTTTTATATGGTCAAGAGGGCATGTGCccagattgaaatgtatacaaatgTTTCCTTCATCCCAGTCACATGGCTAGCTTTGCAGATCTCTGAAGAATCCTTTCTGTCTGTTCTCTGAATGAAGCAGCTGTTGATGGATGAATGATGTAACTCCTGCCAAAAATTACTCGTGCCTCTTGCGTCTCTATGGTTTCAGCCTGGCGGCATTTACTACAAAGTCCAGAACAAATGGGATGGGGCAGGATGCTGCCTCATAGCACAAGCTTCATTGCATAAACGCACGTTTCGCTACCTAATGTATGTTTTTCATCCGGACTACCCCTGAGCTCATACATTTATGTTGAACTAGCTGACTGTAAATGcataacagagagagtgagatatAATGCAACATTTGCCCCTACTTTCCGTATATTCATCCCGGCGCTATATTAAGGCTGTCCGGTTTCCGCTCTATGGCCGCTACGATGATTATGTACGTACAATGGCACATCGAGGGAGAGCGCATGCACAGCGCCAGGGTCGTGCATCTCGACAGCGGAACTTCGCGGCATGCTCGATCTTTGCCAACACACGGCGGTGCTTCCAACTACATCACTCAGGCGCAGCGGAACCTGGAGGTGAATCCTTGGGCAAATCTGCTTGCCCTAATTTAAGTCCGAGCAGCCATTAAGCAAGACACTGGGAGGATATATTCCTAGAAGTAGTAAGTACATCTGCCAGAATGAGTGGCAAAGGCACATTCAATAGCAACTTTTAAACGAGGAGTTACTGGGAAATTCTTGGAACGGAGCTGGATATTGGCCAGACTCCTGAGAAACAGCAAGAGACGGGGAATAATTAGATACTCTTTTCAAAGAGTTAGTTCAGGCGCAGTGAGCCAGGGAGATCCCTTCTGTGATCCCATTATTAAACTGGGACTAATCAGAAATGTTTTAACTGGTACACTTTTCTTACGAGACGTCAAAGTCACACCGACTCGTAATGGGGGGAGTCTGCTTGTGGCTTTATGGCGAGCTGGAATAATGCTTAACCGTCCCCGCACGTCCCCGCGTTGCAGCGAGTGCGGAAAGTTGACAGGATCTCCTTTCAGTTTTCGCCACAGAGGTCCCAGCGTGGAATCGCGTCGCATTGGCCCGACGCCTCCCATCCTGATTTGTCAAACTTGGGCATGGTTTCTGGCCATCTGATTGGTTCGAACCAATGACAACACCTGCTTCTTGCCTTCATTCAAGTGACAGAAACGCCAGGGGCTACGTTTCTGGTATATttaatcaccctcctctctccttctctcacgATTTCTATTCAGATACCGTCCGAAGCTAAAGCGACGAGCCGCTCTTGTGGTCATTCTGAAGCGCTTCTCCTGCACCGCCCCTAGCTTCAGATCGCGCAGCTATGTACAGGGTCATGTTAAAGAGCGTTCTGACAATCCTGCTGATTTTTACACGGCCCGATCTCATTCTTGGAACGGACGAGGCCGATTCACCGGAAAATCACCACGAGCGGGATAAACTAATCAACCAGCAAAAAGCTCGCCTCTCGTTGCAGAATACAGGTATGTGGTGCGAAACAGCCTTTGCTGTTGGTGTGCAGTTGTACCGCGTTTGTCGCTTGGGATAACGAATCGATGTAATGAGCATTAATTTATCCATCTTCCCGAATGGATTCTTGAATTAGGTCCACAATAATGTGGTTAATCGCACAACGGATTCGCAGTAATGCAGTTAAATACTGCGCCCTCACTTTAAATATTAACCTGGTAGCACTGCATGAACGAAATTATAACCGGATTACATATTTGACTGCAGGCAGCATAAAAATGACAAACGATCGCGAAATCGCGATGCGAATAAGTACTTTTAGGATTTCAGTGATCAAACTAACGCTGTTAATCAACAATTTGAGAAGCTCGGGATAAATTCTTTATAAATCCTTTCCAAGGTAGTAAAATGCGGCTGTAAAGCACAGCATGTTGCAGTTGCAAAGAACCATTGTCCCATGGTCGGATTGCATTGTATCACACTGGGAGACTCCGTGTCGACAACCACGCACACCTCGTTAGCATATTAACCACTTAAGGACACGAAGAGAGAAAGATAGGGTGGTTTGGTTTGGTGGGGACGGAGGAAAGGATAAGAGGGCTGAGCGGAAATTAAAACAAAGAACAAAGGGGTTTACCTGAAATTGACTAGACATTTGAAAGAGGAGGAAATACCCCAAAACTTGAAGTTTCAAATGATTAAAGTGTAGAATGCGCCGTGTGACTTTAACAATGAAAGACGAGAGCGGGGTAGCACAGGAGCGTGTTCCCAGCCCGAGCGGCAGCGATTCCGGAACTCGCAGCACGTGCACCTAGTGGCAGTGAAGTTACATTGTTTCTATTGCTTGGAGCCGAGATTCCAAGTGGCCATTGCTCAGTCCAAACATTCTCTAAATTTTACATTCGCTGGTAAGGTAGATGTAACCTCCAGAATCCTCACCGAATAAAGTGTTTATCAGGGCGATAAAGGAAACTCGTGATATTTAATAATGGAACTTTTTTTATTTATATTGAGTTTGTATTTTGTAGCGCCTTTCGCTACCGCCCGACATCCCAAAGCTTCCAGCATCGAATAAAGTAACTTTTAAAATTTTATTACAAATGGTTTGGAATGCTggattaaagtttttttttaaattagtgaCCCTTTTTTGCGTCTATTTCCAGCTGAAATTCAGCACTGCCTGGTTAACACTGGCGACGTTGGCTGTGgagtttttgaatgttttgaaAACAACTCCTGCGAAATCCATGGACCACGTGACATATGTTTGGCATTCCTGCACAACGCGGGGAAATTTGACGCGCAGGTAATAAATCTGGCGAGAGAGAGAAAAGTCATTGGAGGTTAGCGTGTTAATTCCCCTCGCCACATGTATCAATGTCCATATAATCTATCAAAGATACGTTTCAAGTGTCCTCATAAAACTAACGTAATATTTTATTCGTGTACATTAATGAATGTCTCATTTTTTTGTAACATTATCCGTTCCCTACATCCGCTTAGGGCAAATCTTTCATTAAAGACACTCTGAAATGTATGGCCCATGGACTGCGAGGAAAATTCAGCTGCATCAGTCGCAAATGCTCCACCATTCAGGAGATGATCTCTCAGCTCCAGCAAGAGTGCTACCTTAAGCACGACCTCTGCTCCACCGCCAAGGAGAATATTAATGTGGTGGTGGAGATGATTCACATTCGACATTTGCTTTCAAAAGGGTAAGCATTAAACGCGGTTGCTCGCGAGCTGCTTACCCTGCAACGCTGTTGGGAACAAGGCTTGCATCAGGTTCTACAACATTGTGTAAATATTTCTGGGCAAAATACAGTTCTATGTATTTTATTCAAGGCCTGCCCAGATAAGGCGCAGGGCAGTTAATGTGTTCCAAAAGGTCACGGGAAACATTCTGCCAAGTGTAATCGTAATATGTAATTAAATATCTGTAGCAGGAGAATTGCCATTTTTACTAGCAGGCTTTTGATAATAGATCCGATtgtattatttttacacatattAAACACTGATGCAAGAAAAGTGAACATATTTCTCAGTTATAAGCTGGTGCAATAAAATCACCTGCAATAAATAACCATAACCGCCACTGGATATTAAGAGGAGGATTTGCCAGAATTGATAGATATCATTTTTGTAAATTATCACAATCAGTGCTGATACAAAAGAGCTTGTTCCAcctaaggaacacacacaaaatgctggaggaattcagcaaggcagccagcatctaaggaaaagagtaaccagtcaaCGTTTTGCGCCAAGAGCCTTCATCatgggtcctgctgaagggtctccacctgaaactcgactgtacttttttccatagatgctgcctgtcctgctgagttcctccagcattttgtgtgtgttgcttggatttccagcatctgtagattttatcttgtttatgATTGGTCCATCTTAACTgggttctccttcccctcccccatccgataacatttttaaaaatgaaaattaaatgtAATGTTTTACACTTTAACCAATCTCCACTTCAGTTTTACTTCACGTGAAGCAGTTTCtatatttaaattttaaatattacCTGGAAAAGGCAATTATGACTTTATCCAGCTGGTTTGAAATTACCTTTGGGGAAAATCATTAATAGTTTTCTGAAGCTGGCAGATCAAATTATCTGCTAAAGTTTGAACATAATCACACTAGAAAATATGATCAGGAGTGTTTCACTTGGCACCTCAGACCACCTCAAACATTCAAATAATTTTAGTGGTTCTTCCCCAGCCTGCTTTACTTTTCTGAGCATATTCTTCTTAATTTTCAATTACCTGATTTCAACTATTTATCTACTTCATCATTAAAACATCCAATGatctcacctccacactctgcAAGTGTATATTATGAAACTTTATTGGAGTTGGCTTATTATGTTACATACttaaaagcctagatagagttaatgtggtgaggatgtttcctatagtggagaagcctaggactagagggctcagcctcagaatagtagaATGTtcctatagaacagagatgagaaggaatatctttagcaagaggatggtgaatctttggaattcattgccacagatggctgtggaggccaagtcattgggtatatttaaagtggaggttaataggttcttgattagtaggggtatcaaaggttatgggaagaagacaagagaatgggattgagaaggataataaatcggccatgatagaatgatgaAGCAGAATTGATAGGCCacgtggcctaattctgcttgtatgtcttatggtcttacgtacCAAGATACTGTGAAAAACCTTGTCCTCCATACCATTCATACAGGTCAGATCatcacacagtgcactgaggcagAAGCAGGTAAAACgataacaatgtagaataaaatgtaacagctacagaaagtGCAAACTGCAGATTTCTCTCAATTGTTAGCAAGAACAAACAAAATTAAGTTTAATTATTTCACAGCTGCCTCATACAGAGATATGTATTCAAGGTCAGAATTAGTCTACTCAATCATTCACGTTGGCTCTAACATTAATCCAATCATTGCTGTCCTTTCAGCTCAGTACCATCTTCCTACACCAACCCCCATATCCCTCAATCCCTTAAATACTGAAAAAAATTGCGAAGTTGAGGCTACccacaggctggaggagcaacaccttagagTCTGTctgagtagtctccaacctgatggcatgaattttgatttctctttctgatataaaaaaaactccctccccctcccatcttcttctattccccactctggcctttcacCTCTTCTTACCAGCCCATCAATTCCCCcggtcccctccttccctttctcctctgttatcagattccttcttctccagctctttaactttcccaccctcctggcttcacctatcaccttctagctagcctccttcccctcccccacccttttcttCTGGAACCTTTTcaggcctgaagaagggtctcaccccaaaacgtcgactatctgttcatttccatagatgctgcctgacctgctgagttcctccagcattttgtatgttgctaaATAAAATTGAGCACAGTCTAACAATTACACATGAAATTTATATGCATTGGACACTTCATCAGAATGGAGCCAAGTAGGTTTCAAAACTTGGGGAGTGGTTACATCTTTTGGCAACAATATGAAATTGATGGTAATCAACTGGCTGTTTAATTTACAGCCTGCCCAAATTCCACTTCGCTGACTTTAATGTGATGTACGCTGGCCTGCCACATTAATCCAATCattacagaatcaggtttattatcattggcatatgttgtaaaaattgttgttttgccATCGAAGCAGagtacaagacataaaagtagtacaagttacaaaaaataaacaaatagggCCAAATTTCATAACTTTGCCCAAACCTACAAACTGCCACTACAGAAAGCTAATCAGTTAGAGGTTATATATTGACAGATATAGGAAGATCAGAATTAGGATCTCAGAAAATATTAAATTAGATTGGTACAGTGTGCAATAAATATGGAGTTGAGACTGGGGAATAAGGAAGGAAAGAAAAACATATTTACTTATAGTTCCAGCTTTTCATTTATCTTTTGGAGAGCTCCTATGAGGAAAGAGAACATGTGACATGAAGGAAGAACTCACCATTCTTGAAGGCAGCTTTAGAAATGTAGGATTCCTAAACCGAGGTTAGTGCGAGATCAATGAAGCTGACTTAAAAAAAAGACTGAATCAGCAAAATTAAGACTAATAATTTTCATTAGTTTCCTGGAAGATAAATTATGCATAGCAAATTAATCATGAAAGGATAGAAAATATTTAGTCCAAAGAAATAAAACAAGATGCTTTTAATACTGAGATAAATTTTCAGAAGGACCTCTCAAATGAAAAGCCATCAACCTGAAAAACAAACTTTTTTGTAAGTCTCTACACAactgctgcccaacctgctgagtatttctagcattttgtttgtaaTTTTGATTCTTGATATCTGTTTTGTTTAAATGTTTCCTTCAAGAATTTTTTTAAGAATATGATACAGATTGTTTCATTGAAGGCATTAAAGGGATGGAAATATTGTGATGCAGTTACATGATGTTTAAATAATTAGATTAATTTAAATTGTGCATACTGAAATGAGCAACAAAGCAGCACTGCTCAAACTGGAGTGAACTCATTGGCGAAAGAAAAAATAGGACAGGATGACTGAGGGATGGTTTAGTGTGACACTTGCATTTTACTAAACCAAAAAGACATTTCACTTATACCCACAAATAAAGAACAGTTCTTAAGTAGGATGCAGGTGTTAGATTGCTAAGAGAAAATCtataaataataatatataatagTATAAATAATAAGCAAATTCTGCCAGTTTAACTTCTGTATTTCCCTGTATgatgtatatatactgtatgtttgAAAATTGAGCATATACAGTACATGTCTTTCTATACTTTTTCCGACAATAGGTCATACCTGGAGTTTATAAAGGCTCTGTTCCATTGCCATGAAGACATTATGGAAGCTGTAAAGAAAAGTGTGAGATCTCGTTTTGGTCAGAATCTTGCATTTATAAGGCAAATTTTGCAAGTGGATTCCTGCTCCTCCATCAAACAGACTGAGCAAATCTCTCCAACCACTGCAGTTCCTGACAAAAAGAAGGGAGACCACCGCAAGGGCCACAAGAGTAGTGCAGATATAAACTACCTTGAGTTTGATAGGGAGAATGCTAGGAACCCAAAATCAGAAAAGGAAAAAGGAGTAAAAATTCACCCGAATGCCCATTCACGTGCCCGAGTTGCTGGTCAAGCCTCACGGCGAATAACCAATGAACATGCTCGAGTTGGTGATTCCATTGAGCTGTCAGACATCAGAAGGTGAAAACCCCTTAGCGATGAGGACTTTCCATGCACCCATTTCTTTATTATGGACATTCCAATTCTTATAGTGCTGGATATGTGTTACATGCAAATATTCTGGAAACTGTAGTTCGACTCAGCTTTCAGTTTCTCTACTTCACTTACAATTACAATAAAAGAACATGACAATTCCTTGAATGCAGTGCAGCATACGTACCGTATATCCCTGAACTTGAAACTAAACATTATTTCAATTGTCTCACTCAACAAATCACCTCAGCATGCATGGAAGTTTCCTTTATAACTTAAAACAAAATCAGAACACCTTACTTCAGGATGGAATCTTTATTATTAGATACTTCTTGGGTAATTTTCTAAAAGTTAAAGCTTTTGCGAAGGTCTACATGTTCATCTACTGATCACATTTATTCTATTTTGTAAATATTTAACATTACTATTTATTATAGTTTCTGTATCAACAATGTACCTGTTGGATAAGGTAAATTAAATATTTCCTGTGTTGTACATATTCATACCACTAGTTTTCCTATGCAACATATTGCAATTTTATATCATTCTATAATTTTATTGGTAGTCATTAATTCATTATTTATTAAACATCTTATTAAAGCCTAACAACAACTATTGATAGTTTAACTAGATTATCATTAAATCTGGCTGTAATCTACTAATTATTTAGTGCAGTTATCTTTTCTGTCATAGAAGTATGGTACTTTCATAACAATTATTACCAAATTAGGAAAGATAAAATATGTATACCACAGCATTAAGTGAATAATTTCTTACTGGCACTACAGTTTTATTGCATGCTTAAATCCACACTTCAGTTTATCATCAATTTAATTTAATATGCATTGCAAAACCACCTTCTAAAAATATTCCACCCCGAACACAAATTTTTGTagagtttctgttttttttgctgaAATGGTATGGGCTTGTTGATATTATTCACAACAATCTGCCAAATGTTCTCAAGGTAGATTataaggtcagtacaacattgtgggctgaagggccagtactgtgctggGGTGTCCTATGTATGTTCTATAGTTTCCTTCTCCCCTGTCATAAATAGGTCTAGACAGATAACCAATTTTGAACAATAACATCACCTGGATTGCAATGGGTAACTACCACAACTACATATTAACTTCATTGATACAATAACCACCAATTGAGCCATTTTAGGATCGTCTTTATTTTTGACAGTGGTTTCCATAGTAGCAACGGGGCAAGAGATGGTCACAACTGTAAAATTGTTTGTTTCATATTTAAATGATCAAGGGCCTGTATATTGATGCCTTTCATTACATTATCCAGATGCTAAATTCATCAGATTAATTTACAACCCAATGTTGTTTAATAATTATACTATCAATTGCTAATTATTGATGTTGTCAGACTTCTGCAAGGAGGAAACAACTCTGCTTTTAGCATATCTATGGATCCAGCAGATTTGCCCCAAAAATTCCAAATGGTAACTCATTTTGCATTGCCCTTGATTGGCTGTTTTGAATTGTCCAATTTACTTGACACACCTCTATATACTTATAGATCAGTATAAACTATTAATTTTAAAACTCAATATACAAATATATTACTATTTAGTGCCCATTTGCAGTGAATAATTTTCCTTAACTGTAACAAAACTTAGTAATTCTCATACATTAAAATATGTAGACCCCAAAGTCATCAAAAAAGGAATAAACTTGATCCACTCTCATTTGATTAGAGTGTAGCCTGCTACCTCACAATACTGTTATGTAAGACACACCTGAAGGTAAATTATACAAGATAATCTTCAttgtaaaatgaaaaaaaaactattgtCCTCCATTACAGTATTCACTGTGAGAAATGCTTTATTATTTTTTAGTCTTTGATGCATATACTTTGTTTAATTTGGAATGTTTCCTGCATGCATCTTTACACTTATCCTGTTTAGTTTACTGGTGTTTAGTTGAAAATGTCTTTGTGAACAATAATTGTAAAGAGAAAATAAATGTAGAGTTGCAGTTGAGTATAAGTCTGCACTCAGCAAGTAATAAATATACACACCACATATACTGAATCAGATGCCAGTAATTTATTTTACTGATTTGTATTATAGCTTATTGCACAGACACTCATAAAAGAATGCCACCAAGTTTTAAAAATATTGTTCAAGTCATGGGGCAGATCCTATTAAAGTACAAATTCTAGAtttaaaataaatacacaaatattcTACATTTCTAAGTTTTCCCATGCATTATTAAAAATTTCAATTACCTCTTTGCAAATGGTAATAATTTTACTGACTTACTTTTTTTGGAGGAAATTTATAAGGTGATAGCTATTAGCCTTTGAACCACTTAGATCTTCAGGAATTCCAAACTCCCTGAAATTTTGAAGCCATCAGGTACTATCGTTTGATGTAATGAATGTCACCATCACagttttgaaaaaaaatcatcaaGTATCAGAAGTAGATTAAAACGACCAACTCCAGGTTTACAAATAATCTCAAACAATGTTAGAAATGATCATTTTGAATCATTTGAAAATGCCTGTTTTTTaattttcctgatttttatttcAACAATTAAACACTGAAAAAGGACATTAAATTAAATACTTTTTGGAACACTACAAAAGAAAATAGTGAAGATTAGTAAAAATGTGAGGAGGTAATGTCAAAGACCCTATCAAGATAGTGCAAAATATCCCACAGTGCTAATTAAGTTCATCTTCTGCTTTAGCCAGTATTTGCTGTTAAATCTGCCTACTGAAAAATAATTTGACCTACTGCTGTATAACCATCACAGGGTCATTGAAGTAAATTAAATTCACCATAGTTCATTGCAACATATAATTGCCAAAGAAGAGTTTACTCTATGACAAAATTGAACAATGTTAAATAACAACCTTACAGGAATGTATTATTTGACTGTAAACTATCATGGTAATATGGCTGCCAAATGAAAATGAGAGGGGAACATAATGA contains the following coding sequences:
- the stc2a gene encoding stanniocalcin-2a, with amino-acid sequence MYRVMLKSVLTILLIFTRPDLILGTDEADSPENHHERDKLINQQKARLSLQNTAEIQHCLVNTGDVGCGVFECFENNSCEIHGPRDICLAFLHNAGKFDAQGKSFIKDTLKCMAHGLRGKFSCISRKCSTIQEMISQLQQECYLKHDLCSTAKENINVVVEMIHIRHLLSKGSYLEFIKALFHCHEDIMEAVKKSVRSRFGQNLAFIRQILQVDSCSSIKQTEQISPTTAVPDKKKGDHRKGHKSSADINYLEFDRENARNPKSEKEKGVKIHPNAHSRARVAGQASRRITNEHARVGDSIELSDIRR